From the Lemur catta isolate mLemCat1 chromosome 1, mLemCat1.pri, whole genome shotgun sequence genome, the window GGACCCCCTGCCCTTCTGCAGCTGGCCGTCCCTGTAGCTGTCTGCCCACTACACCCCTCCCTGAGGAGGCATGGGTGGCTGGCGCTGCCACATCCTGGAATTCCGAACGCCACAGAAAGCTACTTGGGTCCCTGCCCCACGCAGCCGTGGGCCTCCTCCCGAGACCTCGGGCAGGTCTGAGCGCCGGGCCAGGGGAGCTGGGTGCTCTGGCCTGCCCACCCCTCATGGGCCCTCTCCCTGCAGGTGCGGCTCCAGGTCCAGAGCGCGGGAAAGCCCCAGTACCGAGGCACCCTGCACTGCTTCCGGTCCATCGTCAAGCAGGAGAGCGTGAGTggcctgggtgggtggggtggaagGGTGGGAACCGGCCCCAGCTGCCACCCTCTCCAGGCCAGAGAGCAGGAAAAGAAGGTGTCAGAAGGGTGACCAGGCGAATTAGGACTGGGTTGTGATGAAATTCTGCTTGGTCCTCAGGAGCACCCCGGGTGGGCGGGGGCTGCCCCACCCGCATGGAGGGCCGAGGCGGTGGCTGGGCACCCCGCGGCCCTGACGCACCTCTGTCCCTGCAGGTGCTGGGCCTGTACAAGGGCCTGGGCTCGCCCCTCATGGGGCTCACCTTCATCAACGCGCTCGTGTTCGGCGTGCAGGGCAACACCTTGCGGGCGCTGGGCCGCGACTCTCCGCTCAACCAGTTCCTGGCGGGCGCGGCGGCCGGCGCCATCCAGTGCGTCATCTGCTGCCCGATGGAGCTGGCCAAGACGCGCCTGCAGCTGCAGGACGCGGGCGCGGCGCGCGCCTACAGGGGCTCGCTGCACTGCCTGGCGCAGACCTACCGGCGCGAGGGCCTGCGCGGCGTCAACCGGGGCATGGTGGCCACGCTGCTCCGCGAGACGCCCAGCTTCGGCGTCTACTTCCTGGCCTACGACGTGCTGACGCGCGCGCTGGGCTGCGAGCCGGGCGACCGCCTGCTGGTGCCCAAACTGCTGCTGGCGGGCGGCACGGCGGGCATCGCGTCCTGGCTCTCCACCTACCCCGTGGACGTGGTCAAGTCGCGGCTGCAGGCCGACGGGCTGCGGGGCGCCCCGCGCTACCGCGGCATCCTCGACTGCGTGCGCCAGAGCTACCAGGCCGAGGGCTGGCGCGTCTTCACGCGGGGGCTGGCGTCCACGCTGCTGCGCGCCTTCCCGGTCAACGCCGCCACCTTCGCCACCGTCACCGTGGTGCTCACCTATGTGCGGGGCGAGGAGGCCCGGCCGGAGGGCGAGGCTGTGCCCGCTGCCCCGGCTGCCGCTGCGGGGCCccccctggcccagccctccagCCTGTGACGCCCGTCCCCCGCCCTGCTTCCCCGGCGCCGCTTTCCAGAAACCCGGCAATGGCGTGAATTGGCCCCTTAACCGATTGCCCGGCTCAGGTGCCGTGGGCTGTGGATTCTAGGAGACCTCGGTTGAATTTCGCTCATCAGCTGGGTGCCCTTGGCGACGAACTTCACTCTGctggcctcagtgttctcatctgtgaaatggggactcTCCTACCCACATTGTATAGACAGGAAGTTCAGAGACGATTCCCATGCCTGGCTGAGTCATGGCTCTGTGCCTGGAAACGTTACTGGGGATACCTCCGCCCCACCCTGGCATCCCGGCCACCCCCTCTGTGCTCCTGTCCTGCAGGCTGGTTCCCAGGGGTCTCTGATGAGCCACCAGTGGCTGCCCAGGGACTCGCTAACTCCCCAAACCCTCCTCCTGGCTGAGCTCCAGGGAGACTTCTTGGCCACCTCCCTGATCTCTGTTAGGGACAGCGGGCAGCTGGGAGTGCCTCCTGGTGTCACGGGACTGGATGCTCTGCCAGTGCACCCTGGCTTCCCCATAAGGCACTGCTACATACGGCGTGGCCGGCTGCTGCCCCTCCCACTGGAAGGAGGGTAGATCCGGAAGCCATGGGGTCTGCTGGAGGCTCCACGTCAGCTGGGGACCTGGGAGGGCAGCGTGCACAGGCCAAAGCGGGGTGCTCCTCGCAGTTAAATTGTGATACAGCTGTGGCAAGGAGACATCCTTTCACCTTCTGGCCTCAGGCTGCCACCTGTAAAATGGTTGGGACATGGGCCAGCTAGTGGATGCCTGGGTCCCTGGCCCACCACCACCAGCCAGAGTCCCCAGGGTGTGCAGGGGTTCCACAGAGGGCAGCATGGATCCCCCTGCCCCGGCTCCCACAGCTCAGGCCACAAAGAAGCCAAAGGTCAGTTGGTCCACTCCCCAGCACAGTGCCGGGGTCCCTGTGAGGGCACAGACGGCCTAGTGGTGGGCACAGGGACGGCCAGTTGTGCCTGCTTGGGCAGGAGAGGGTCCCCAGGCTTGGCTCCCAGGAGGCAGGCCGCCCTCAGTGAGGACGAGCTCTGTATAGCGTGATGTTACTGTACAGAAACCTCTGagggaataaaatattctttggtttttttttaagcgGTGAGGCTTCCTTTGTGCATTGTGGAGGAAGGGGCCTCACTCCCCGCCCTCACCCCGGGCTCAGAGGGGCTGGCTCGGTGGTCTGTGTGCCCTCGGATCCTGCGGCTTAGCCATGAAACCTGGGGCAGGTTATGGATACATCTGagcgcctcagtttcctcatctgcaaggtGAGCTAAGGAAGGCCTCAGGGTGAAAATGTCAAGCCTGTAAATATGCCCAGCCATCCAGCAAGCGGCCCCATCCCAGCAATGGGAGGCCTGCGGTGACGGGGACAGGGCGAGGAGGGCCCTGAAGCAGCCTCCTGCCCGAGGGAGGTCTGAGTGGAGCCTCCGTCTCAGCCGCCTGGACCTCACCCAGCCTAAGAGGTCCAAGAGCGCTTCCTGGAGGAGGCCTTCCTGGAGGTTTAACAAAGGCAGGGGGgcctcactgcccaccccacTGAGTTTCGCTCTGCCTTTGGAGTCAGCCCTGGGCACCCAGCACCCCCGCAGCGACCAGCCAGGGAGGCTCTTTCCTTCCCAACCACTGAGCCAAAAAACTCTGCCCGATGACCAGGGAGGGGACCCCAGCGTCCCCCAGGAGGGCCCCAGCTCCCTGGGCCAGTGCACCACGTTTAATCACAAGTGCCAGACTATGACGTCGAGTTCATCCagtgtccaagggcaggagaccACGAAGGGGCTGGCTGGTGACccctggggtccccttggcctcTTTCTCCCCTGAAAGAAACCAGCGAACACTCTGGGAGTGGGGGACATACCCTGGCCTCAACCTGCACCTCTACTcctagctgggtggccttggccAGACccctcatctctctgagcctgggtGGCTGCATCTCTAAATGACAGCGTGGGTGGGGCTTATGGCCACGACATCTTCAACGTCCCATCACCCTCCATCTCCCACACCTGCGCTCTCTGGAAAGGCCCCAACATGATCCTGGGAACCAATTTAAGCAAAGTATTTATCGAGACTTGCTCACTTCAAGGCGGCTCCGACCCCTGCTGCTGCCTGCCCCCGCCCCGGGCTCAGTCCTAGTGGGACCATAAACAGACAAGCTCTCCAGAAGTGAGGAGTGCTGCCGCTGGCCCCCTGCCGCTTCTCCATGCAGTGACCTCATAGCGGTAGCTCGGAACTGGCCACAGCGGGGCAAACCCTGGAGAAATCGGCAAATGCTACAAGTgggtcccccacccccatcctcagAGCTGATCATTAAACATGACCAACACAtctgggaggcagggagcagagggttctttaaacaagtttattttccatttcattttctccctaatttgaattaattttttttggaataaCTAATATATGAAAGTGGTAAAAATAAGAATCCAAATAGAACTCAGGCTGTGCAGGGAAGAGGAaacctgcccacctgcctccgGAGCCGGCCGCCCTCCCTGGAGTCAAGGACTGGCTCAGCACCTCCTGGGCACGCCCAGCACTGGGGACGCCCCGCAGAGCATGGCCCTGGGGGTGACTCACCTTCCCTTTCTTCACTGGACAGTTATCTTGGAGGTTgcattattaatagtttcctaggactgctgtaacagaataccacgaATGGTgtggctaaaacaacagaaatttattcccttgAAGTCCTGGAGGCCCGAAGTCCAGGCGCAGGCAGCTTGGTTCCTTCTGGGGGCTCTTGAGGGATAAACCGTGCTTTGCATCTTCCAAGCTCCTGGTGGTAGCTGCCCCTCGGTGTATGACAGATCACTCCAGTCGCTGCCTCCGTCTTTGCCCGACCTTCTCCCTGAGGTCTGTCCCTATGTCCTCTctttttatgaggacaccagtcctattggattaagggcccctactccagtatgacttcatcttaattaAAAACATCTACAAAGACCCAGATTCCAAATAAGGTCAAATTCACAGCAgcctggggttaggacttccacatatcttttgggggaacATAATTCGACCCAcaacagggatttttttctttcctttcttttttctttttttttttgagacagagttttactctgtcggcctggctagagtgtggtggcgtcatgatagctcactgcaatctccaagttctgggctcaagccatgctccagcctcagcctcccgagtagccgggactataaacgtgtgccaccatgctcggctaatatttgtatttttggtaaagaCGAGGTCTCACActtcttgctcaggccggtctcgaactcccgagctcaagcaatcctcctgccttggcctcccagagtgctaggatcacaggcttgagccacctcaCTGCCACCTCTCCACAAGCCACTATGCAGAGTTGGGAGTTTATTGTGTCTAGAGGCCACTGGCAGGTTTTACCCAGGGGAGTGACAGGGTCTGATTTCTGCTTTAAAGATCCCACAGGAGGTGAGgaggcaggctggggtgggggtgggaggcaaaGGCCCCAGGGAGCGCCTGGGGGTGTCTGAGCCAAAGGGTATCTTGAGGCCAAGAATGGAGGGCCCCAGTGGCATGTGGCCAAGATCACTCTGGGGAATAAAGGGCAGAAGAAGATGAAGGCCTTAGAGGTGTCAAGGGTGCAGTTAAGGGAGGCAAAAGCATGTGGCAGAAGCCAGTCTGAGAACTCTGCAGGGATCTGGAACCTTCTTTGAGGCTCCTTCCTTGACTCCTTAGAGGAAAGTGCTTTGAAAGGGCACTGCTGAGGCAGCTGTCTCTGGGATGGGATGGGGGGCTCAAagcctggaggggcagggagcaggggacagcCCAGCAAGGGCTGGGTGGAACTCCAGGCCTTGGCTCAGAGTTCAAGCAAAGCAGCATCCCCTTCTCCCATGCAGTCTGGGGGACACTTTGAGCCTAAACCTGAGAGACTGTTTTGCCGATTTCTCTAGTGCCAAGGCTGGCCCGTAGCAGCAGCCTCTGCCAGCCCACCCTGGGTCTCACACACACTGGcttccctcctcttttcttttggtCCCTTTGTACTTCAGGTGCTCAAGCGAAAGAAGCATGAGCCTCCCTGGGCCACGCCACCACCGGCCTGGGCCTTTAGTGAGGCATTTCTCATAAAATGAAATGCAGCTgggtgggcgtggtggctcgAGCCCGtactcccagcactctgggaggccgagatgggagaatcccttgaggtcaggagttcaagaccagcctgagcaagagtgagaccccccccccatctctaaaaatataaaacaaaataaaaataaaataaggccaggcgcggtggctcacgcctgtaatcctagccctctgggaggccgaggcgggtggatcgctcgaggtcaggagttcgagaccagcctgagtgagaccccgtctctactaaaaatagaaataaattatctgaacaactaaaaatatatatagaaaaaattagccgggcatggtggcacatgcctgtagtcccagctactcgggaggctgaggcaggaggatcgcttaagcccaggagtttgaggttgctgtgagctaggctgacgccacggcactcactgtagcccaggcaacaaagtgagactctgtctcaaaaaaaaataaaaaataaaaataaaataaaataaaatgaacctaGGACCCCTCGGTGCCCCCTCAGCCCTCCCTACATGGTTCTTGCGATTGTAGGGACGGCTCAGCCCTTGCACACCAGCACCTTCATCCTCTCAACAGCCCTGCAAGGTCAGTGCTGGCACTCCCATTCTGCACAGGATGTCAGTGGGGGAGGGCCccgtccaaggtcacacagccagtttgTGCTGGGGCTGCAGCCTTCACCGTGCCCATGCCATCCTTCACCCCGCAGCAGGATCAGCCTGGGCCAGCCCCCTAGCCTCTAGGTGGCCAATGGGCCAAACTCTGGCTGGAAGTGAGAGACACACCTGGAGTGACAGTTCAAGCACCAGAGGGGGATTTAGAGAGAGAGGGGACAGGACCAGGACCAGGACCCACTATGTGCTCCTTGGTCTCAGCTTCCTTGCTGCTCACTCCTGACTGCATGGCACCCAGCTGCCCAGCGAGAGGCAGATGCAGAACGCTGGGTCCAGAGTCCACTTCTCAGGGCCCTGGGAACAGCCTGGTGGGGCCAGTGTCCGTCCCAGCCAGAGATagggcagaggctgcaggggcctgggcctatctccctgggcctcctggctcagcctggcTTCCTTCTGGCTTGATCTCTCCCGGGCCCGTGGGGAACGCCAGCCTCCCCAAGCCCACCTGGTCGCACCCTGCTCCCCATCTGAAATGGCACTGTGCTGAAGCCCTCCCAGCCACGCTCTGCAGGGCTAGCTGACACCATGCAGTTGCTCCATGAAGTTGGAGTGAAAGGTAAGTTCGGGACTTCTGGCTTGAATGTCCCCATGGATGGGGGGGACATTCTCTGCAGTGGGACACAGGCCAGGGAGCAGCCATAGGGGAACATGGTGAGCTCTCTTTAATGTGGTGACAGTGCTTGCCCTTTGCTTATCCCCCCCAACTTCTACCTTAGCCCCAAGAGGGCCAGGGGGTGCAAAATCAGTCCactgtagaatgaatgaatgactgggTAGATGGATGAAGGCAGAGGCCGGGTTGGGTTTTTGCCAGGcaatacagagaaggaaaaggaaggcaaGAATATAGGAGACTGGGTAG encodes:
- the SLC25A29 gene encoding mitochondrial basic amino acids transporter; amino-acid sequence: MALDFLAGCAGGVAGVLVGHPFDTVKVRLQVQSAGKPQYRGTLHCFRSIVKQESVLGLYKGLGSPLMGLTFINALVFGVQGNTLRALGRDSPLNQFLAGAAAGAIQCVICCPMELAKTRLQLQDAGAARAYRGSLHCLAQTYRREGLRGVNRGMVATLLRETPSFGVYFLAYDVLTRALGCEPGDRLLVPKLLLAGGTAGIASWLSTYPVDVVKSRLQADGLRGAPRYRGILDCVRQSYQAEGWRVFTRGLASTLLRAFPVNAATFATVTVVLTYVRGEEARPEGEAVPAAPAAAAGPPLAQPSSL